In the Campylobacter lari genome, TCATCTCTTAATTGAACTTCAACTACATCTCCATATTTTTCATAATCTTCAACAACAGAACTTACTTTATTGCTGATATTATCTAAATTAGCATTAAACACAAACCATTTATTAAAATCTGTAACAAATTCTCTTTGCTTTTCTTTTACTTTATCACTATAAGATTGAAATTTTTTATAAGCTTTAAAAATAGACTCATTATAGTATTCTATATCATTGTTAATACAATCTGATATATCTATATCATCTAAAGCAACCTCTCTAAGAACAGTGATTTTAAATGGAGCAAATTCTTTAATTATTTCGTTTTCAAATAAACCTTTATTAATTTCACCCTTTAATTTTACTATTGTGCGTTTATTTTGATCTTCTTTAGGTTTTATACCATAAACATAAGCTGTACTAAAAATTTCTTGAGTATTTTTATCTAATTTTTCAAAATATGTTAAACAAGGATTACGCCTTATACGCCCAATAACTTGCTCATCAAGTTGTTTAGATTGCGAATTTCTAACTTGATAAAGCATACAAGCTCTAGGCATATCAAAGCCTTCTGTTATAACCATTTTAAAGATTACAACATCAATAGGAAAATCACTTTGTTTAATATAGTTTTGCCACAGGCTTTTATTTTTTACTTTTTCTAATCTACTATTACTTTCATAGCCATTTTCTTTTTCTACAAAACATACCCATTTTAAATCTTTTTCTTTTAAAACTTTTTTGATGATTTCCATTTCATATTCTGCATTATTTTGATTAGAAATTTGTATTATAAAAGCAGGAACTATCCCTTCTTTATTATAAACTGCTTTAATGCTTTTAAATTTATCTAAAGCTTTGCTTAATCCACTTTCTAAATCTTCTTCATCTTCTATATATTCCACTTTTTTAATCAAATTTGCACTAACAGCGTCATTTTCTGATATACAAACATCAAATTGATCATTTTTAGGAGTAGCTGAAAAGTTAATAACTTGAGTAAAATAATTTGATAACCCATTTAGCTGATTTGTAGCTATATGGCTTTCATCTCTTATTAAAATTATTTTTTTACCTAGATTTTTGCAAGTTTCTAAAAATACTAATAAGCTTTTTTCTTTATTAATTCTACTTGCTTTAGTATATTGTGAGGTAGGTAAAACAAACACATTATGATTTATATCAATATATAGACTATATTCTGTATTTTTTGTATTTTCTGCACCACTACTAATGTAAAAAGGGTTTAATCTTGTAAAAGTATTTAAAGATAAATTTACAAAACTTTCAAAATTTTGTCCTGCTAAATTTCCTTTAGAGAGAGTAGAAACTATAAAAATAAAATCATCATCGATTTCTAGCATTTTATTCATCAAACTTGCCATCATGTATGTTTTACCACTTCCAGTGGGTGCTTTTAAGGTGATATTTTCTTTCCCTTGCATAGCTAAATTAAACAAGGAACTTACAACTTCATTTTGTAATTCTATAATTTCTTGTTTCATCATTTACCTTCTATTTTTCTGCAAGTTAACTCAAATTCTTTACATATCCATTCTATTTTATCACGGATATTTTCAAAAACTTTTCCATAAAGTTTTTCATCTATTTTTTCAAAAACTGAATGATCGCTTGAAGCAATACTTTGAATTTCACTAACTTCTAAGCTATCTCCATAAGAAGTATTTTTTTCTAACCATTTAAAATCTTTACTTTTATCATAACATTCTCCGCTCATGATTCTTTTTAAACGCTTTGAAGTAACATCTAAGGCAATTCCATTTGGATTTGAATCTGTTATTTCATTATTAGTAACTAAAATAAATTGTCTATTACCACCATCTTGTTTGTTTAATTCCAAAACAGCATGTCCTGTAGTTCCACTACCCGCAAAGAAGTCTAGGATAATATCATCATCTAAATCTGTAGATATATCAATAATATGTTTAATTAAAGATACAGGCTTTGGTGTGTCAAAAATTTTGTTTCCAAAAATTTTTTGAATTTCTTTTGTTGCATCTGTTGTTGTTCCATAATCTGTAAATATAGTTCTCGTTTTTACTATTCTGACATCAACTTCATCAAAATATACTACTTCATATGGCGTTAGTCTACCTTTTGAATTTTCCTTCCAAAATATATGATCTGCATCTAAGTTTTCGGGTTTTTTTCTCCAACGTCCTTTTTGTCCATTTGGTGCCATAGGATAAAAATCATTATTATTTGGATCTTTTATTGGATAATAAAGACTGGGTGCATCTTCCATTAATGCTCCTATACCCCATTTTTCAAGTTTAGTTAAAGAAGCTTTTCTATTATTAATTATTTTATTAAAATTTTCTTCACTAAATTTTTCGGTTTTATTATTTATAATCCATGTATTTTTCTTATAACATAAAATATATTCATGCTCTTTAGCAAAATATTGAGAGTCTTGTCCACCTCCTTTCTTTTTTTGCCAAACAATATTTCCACAAAAATTTTCTTCCCCAAAAACTTCATCAAACAAACATTTAACATAAGCTTGATTTCTATCATCAATACTACAAAAAATAACACCATCATCTTTTAAAAGTTGTCTTGCTAGTATTAATCTTGGATAAAGCATAGAAAGCAAATTATCTCTTGTAATTGCATTGTTGTAATTAGTTTGTGCAAATTCACCTAAATCATCTTTTCCATAAGGTGGATCTATATAAATTACTTTAATTTTATTTTTGTAGTTAATTAAAAGATTTAAAAGAGCAGGATAATTATCGCCTATTATAAGTTTATGAGTAATTCCACCTTGATCAAAACTAAGATTTTCATTCTTTTTTAAATATCTTATTGTTTGTCCTTCGTTTTTCTCTAAACGCACATCAAAATGAAAACCTGTTCTTTTATAAGTCATGCCTAGAGCTGATATCTTTAAAACTTCTGTTTTGTTTTCTGCATTATCGATAAGTTTTATTAGAAAATCTGCATTTTCGTTTTCTAATATACCATTACTTGCACGATCTAAAATTTTTATTTTTTCTTCTTCTTTTAATTCTTGTAAGCTTTGCAATTCATTTCTTTCCATTTTACGCCTTTCTTAAATTATTATCTAATAAATTACTATTCATTTGTTGAGTAAAATCATGATATTTATTTTGTGAAATTATAATAAAAATACATAAGATAATTATTTAAAATATTTTTAGATATACATAAAAATTACAAATCATAAATTAAAAAAATTAATCTCAAAAAAATCATTTTTTCTATGAGCCTCGCAGAGAATATTTTGTTATTTACTTAAAAAATGGTGTCATTTTTTGGAGTAAATAGCTATCCTGCTTTTACTAAAATTTTCATCTTAATTTTTATATTTATAAGACAAAATATTTTATACTTGTAATTAAATAAAAATCAAAAAAGGAATGTTATGAATTTTAATTATCCAAATATAAAAAGACTAGAATCTATTTTAAATGAAACATCATTTCATCAAATTTATAATTTATGGATAAATAAACAAATTTCTCACTATGCTTTAAAAATATTAGAAAGATGGGCTGAAAATTATCCAAATACAATCAAAACTTTAGGAATGTCAGATCTAATGACTTTGGTATTACCGCAGGAAAAAATGGAAATTGAAATTTTATCTAGTGCAAATTCAAAAAAACAAATAGAAAATGGTTTAACTACTATGGAAATATTACAAGAAGCAGAAATAGATTTGAACTATTATATAAAAACAAATCCTCAACTTTATTCTCCACTTTTTCAAGAAACCATGCAAGAAGATAAAGTACAAAAACTAGAAAAAAATATTAACGATGACTACTGGAAATTACAAACACAAATCATGGATTTACAACATGAAATAAAAGATTTAAATTAGTTAGTAATTTAGAACTATCAATAAATAAATCACAGAATGCATAAATACTTAAAAAGTATGTATTGTAATTAATATAATACTACTATAAAATGTAGCTTTATTCTCTTTTTATAAAAATTAAAAAGAGAATAAAAAGAACCAAAAAGAAAAATAAAAAAATTTCTTATTAAATTATCAGGATAAAAAGTTATAATAATCTCATCAGAGGAGGATAGTGGCGGGATGAGACCCTCTCCTTTGATTAACCTGCATTAAAAATTCTACAAATGGCTTTACTTTAAAATTTTGGCTTATTT is a window encoding:
- a CDS encoding site-specific DNA-methyltransferase, which codes for MERNELQSLQELKEEEKIKILDRASNGILENENADFLIKLIDNAENKTEVLKISALGMTYKRTGFHFDVRLEKNEGQTIRYLKKNENLSFDQGGITHKLIIGDNYPALLNLLINYKNKIKVIYIDPPYGKDDLGEFAQTNYNNAITRDNLLSMLYPRLILARQLLKDDGVIFCSIDDRNQAYVKCLFDEVFGEENFCGNIVWQKKKGGGQDSQYFAKEHEYILCYKKNTWIINNKTEKFSEENFNKIINNRKASLTKLEKWGIGALMEDAPSLYYPIKDPNNNDFYPMAPNGQKGRWRKKPENLDADHIFWKENSKGRLTPYEVVYFDEVDVRIVKTRTIFTDYGTTTDATKEIQKIFGNKIFDTPKPVSLIKHIIDISTDLDDDIILDFFAGSGTTGHAVLELNKQDGGNRQFILVTNNEITDSNPNGIALDVTSKRLKRIMSGECYDKSKDFKWLEKNTSYGDSLEVSEIQSIASSDHSVFEKIDEKLYGKVFENIRDKIEWICKEFELTCRKIEGK
- a CDS encoding DEAD/DEAH box helicase yields the protein MKQEIIELQNEVVSSLFNLAMQGKENITLKAPTGSGKTYMMASLMNKMLEIDDDFIFIVSTLSKGNLAGQNFESFVNLSLNTFTRLNPFYISSGAENTKNTEYSLYIDINHNVFVLPTSQYTKASRINKEKSLLVFLETCKNLGKKIILIRDESHIATNQLNGLSNYFTQVINFSATPKNDQFDVCISENDAVSANLIKKVEYIEDEEDLESGLSKALDKFKSIKAVYNKEGIVPAFIIQISNQNNAEYEMEIIKKVLKEKDLKWVCFVEKENGYESNSRLEKVKNKSLWQNYIKQSDFPIDVVIFKMVITEGFDMPRACMLYQVRNSQSKQLDEQVIGRIRRNPCLTYFEKLDKNTQEIFSTAYVYGIKPKEDQNKRTIVKLKGEINKGLFENEIIKEFAPFKITVLREVALDDIDISDCINNDIEYYNESIFKAYKKFQSYSDKVKEKQREFVTDFNKWFVFNANLDNISNKVSSVVEDYEKYGDVVEVQLRDDIYSFFDSNGKPAIINDWIWTNKEDEFQFDSEAEEKWFKILSKIKNKCCKTIEVEGELVYLFGKNFIDKSNIKFDYYHIRKHTSYPDFIFKDKQNKIHIFEVKSVNKSSSSNIDEILYKEKIKKLKEAYIYASEKTGYIFYLPVKIGDDWKIWKCENGVVEENITEEMFVEYMRGKK